A single window of Ovis canadensis isolate MfBH-ARS-UI-01 breed Bighorn chromosome 15, ARS-UI_OviCan_v2, whole genome shotgun sequence DNA harbors:
- the LOC138420727 gene encoding olfactory receptor 5T9-like codes for MSGPLSDLDLYRVQVKNVTEITMFILMGFTDDSDVQIFLFLLFLATYLFTLIGNLGLVSLVIVDSRLHNPMYYFLSVLSFLDACCSSVVTPKMIVNFLVENKTISYPECVTQTLLLVTFGTTECLLLAAMAHDRYVAIYDPLLYSVSMAPRVYVPLIIASYVGGILHATVHTVATFSLSFCASSEIRHVFCDIPPLLAISCSDTHTNQLLLFCLMGSIEMVTVLIVLISYGFILLAMLRMRSAEGRRKVFSTCGSHLTGVSIYHGTILFMYLRPSYSYALDHDMIVSIFYSIVIPMLNPVIYSLRNKDVKEAIRRVFGKKSVCS; via the coding sequence ATGTCAGGGCCACTATCAGATTTAGATTTATACAGGGTTCAggtaaaaaatgtgactgaaattACCATGTTTATATTGATGGGGTTTACAGATGATTCTGACGttcaaatttttctatttttactattTCTAGCAACCTATCTTTTTACACTGATAGGGAATTTGGGATTGGTTTCCTTGGTCATTGTGGATTCCAGGCTCCACAATCCTATGTACTATTTTCTGAGTGTGTTATCATTCTTGGATGCCTGCTGTTCTTCAGTTGTCACTCCAAAAATGATAGTCAATTTCCTGgtggaaaataaaactatttcataTCCTGAGTGTGTAACACAGACACTTCTTTTAGTTACTTTTGGGACCACAGAGTGCCTTCTTCTGGCTGCAATGGCCCATgatcgctatgtggccatctACGACCCCCTCCTGTATTCAGTCAGCATGGCACCCAGAGTCTATGTGCCACTCATCATTGCTTCCTATGTGGGTGGCATCTTGCATGCTACTGTACACACAGTGGCCACTTTCAGCCTCTCCTTCTGTGCCTCCAGTGAAATCAGACATGTCTTCTGTGACATCCCTCCCCTCCTCGCTATTTCTTGCTCTGACACTCACACGAACCAGCTTCTGCTCTTTTGCCTTATGGGCTCTATTGAGATGGTCACTGTCCTGATTGTCCTCATCTCCTATGGCTTCATTCTGCTGGCCATGCTGAGGATGCGTTCcgctgaaggcagaaggaaagtcTTTTCTACATGTGGCTCTCACCTAACGGGAGTGTCCATTTACCATGGGACCATCCTCTTCATGTACTTGAGACCAAGTTACAGCTATGCTTTAGACCATGACATGATTGTGTCAATATTTTATAGCATTGTGATTCCCATGCTAAATCCTGTCATCTACAGTTTAAGGAACAAAGATGTCAAAGAGGCAATCAGAAGAGTGTTTGGGAAAAAATCAGTTTGTTCATAA